One stretch of bacterium DNA includes these proteins:
- the topA gene encoding type I DNA topoisomerase has product MLIIVESPTKARKIQSILGVKTLSTVGHFKDLPDSLIGVDLQTYEPTFVYHEKKKHLPEELRKAAKGETVMLAGDPDREGYAISCHIYEEVKSVAKACLRMEIYEVTAKGLKDSLAKAVPFEQTNAGLYHAFLGRRIGDRLVGYILSPIASRSLHNKYSVGRVQSPAVRLVVDREREIRNFSSSLYWLLNIQLNKDGTSFLAYHVKGKFETQSDAAALISRIAGETHATANKVEKKETKQAAKPPFTTVDLQAAAASRLKYTPEQTMKLAQALFDHGLITYHRTDSVRMDEAFIAEIRKFLEQAVGVEYLPAKPNQHKSKNSQAEAHEGIRPTHMHATAECADRIAREQLSPEHVRLYELIFLRAVASQMAPARYDSTLLLFDVAGETFKATGRVLKFDGFLKVYADGEEDKEKDGKGTEEKLQTLPALTVGERVAKERESLEEKKTKPPGRFTLGSLVKELERLGIGRPSTYAAITKNISDRGYVKEEKGKVVPLLPGETLIDFLRAKHSWVIDYELTSRMEAVLDRVVENQETWQRFCKGVHNKMGFVVPPARAIAGGPSEAQLKYAAHLAARSRLTIPEETLKSGRALSVWISEQIKPTGN; this is encoded by the coding sequence ATGCTGATTATCGTGGAGTCCCCAACCAAGGCCAGAAAAATCCAGTCGATCCTGGGGGTGAAGACCCTGTCGACCGTCGGGCACTTCAAGGACCTTCCGGATTCCCTCATCGGGGTTGATCTGCAGACCTATGAGCCGACGTTTGTCTATCACGAGAAGAAAAAGCATCTACCCGAAGAGTTGCGGAAAGCCGCCAAAGGGGAGACGGTAATGCTGGCAGGTGACCCGGATCGGGAGGGGTATGCCATCAGCTGTCATATTTATGAGGAGGTCAAATCGGTGGCCAAGGCCTGCCTCCGGATGGAAATCTATGAGGTGACGGCGAAAGGGCTTAAAGACTCCCTGGCGAAAGCGGTCCCTTTTGAACAGACGAATGCCGGGCTCTACCATGCGTTTCTCGGGCGTAGAATCGGCGATCGCCTGGTGGGCTATATCCTTTCCCCGATTGCCAGCAGGAGCCTGCATAATAAGTATAGCGTGGGGCGGGTCCAGTCACCGGCGGTCCGGTTGGTGGTCGACCGCGAACGGGAGATCCGGAACTTTTCATCTTCTTTATACTGGCTCCTGAATATCCAGCTCAATAAAGACGGGACCTCATTCCTGGCCTATCATGTGAAGGGGAAATTTGAAACGCAGTCCGATGCCGCCGCACTCATCAGCCGGATCGCGGGCGAAACGCATGCAACGGCCAATAAAGTCGAGAAGAAAGAGACCAAGCAGGCGGCCAAGCCCCCGTTTACGACCGTTGATTTGCAGGCCGCGGCGGCCTCCCGGCTGAAATACACCCCAGAACAGACCATGAAGCTGGCGCAGGCCCTGTTTGACCATGGGTTGATTACGTATCACCGTACGGATTCGGTCAGGATGGATGAAGCGTTTATTGCGGAAATCCGCAAATTTCTGGAGCAGGCGGTGGGCGTCGAGTATCTCCCGGCCAAACCGAATCAGCACAAATCCAAAAATTCTCAGGCAGAGGCCCATGAGGGGATTCGCCCCACCCATATGCATGCGACGGCCGAATGCGCGGATCGGATCGCCCGGGAACAGCTTTCGCCTGAACATGTCCGGCTTTACGAATTGATTTTCCTGCGGGCCGTCGCCAGCCAGATGGCGCCGGCCCGCTATGATTCCACGCTGTTACTGTTTGATGTGGCGGGCGAAACCTTCAAGGCAACCGGACGGGTCCTGAAATTTGACGGCTTTCTCAAGGTCTATGCGGATGGCGAGGAAGACAAGGAGAAGGACGGGAAGGGGACTGAAGAAAAACTGCAGACGCTTCCTGCGTTGACCGTCGGGGAACGGGTGGCCAAGGAGCGGGAAAGCCTGGAAGAGAAAAAAACCAAGCCCCCCGGGCGGTTCACCCTGGGATCGCTGGTGAAGGAACTGGAACGTCTGGGGATCGGGCGCCCCTCCACCTACGCGGCGATCACCAAAAATATTTCTGACCGCGGGTATGTGAAAGAGGAAAAGGGCAAAGTCGTGCCCTTGCTGCCCGGGGAAACGTTGATCGATTTCCTGCGGGCCAAACACTCCTGGGTCATCGATTATGAATTAACCAGCCGGATGGAGGCGGTTCTGGACCGGGTGGTGGAAAATCAGGAAACCTGGCAGCGGTTCTGTAAAGGCGTTCATAACAAAATGGGCTTTGTCGTGCCCCCGGCCCGGGCGATCGCGGGCGGCCCCAGTGAGGCGCAACTCAAGTATGCCGCCCACCTGGCCGCCAGGAGCCGCCTTACCATCCCTGAGGAGACCCTCAAGAGCGGGCGGGCCCTATCCGTCTGGATTTCAGAGCAAATCAAGCCTACCGGTAATTAA
- a CDS encoding redox-sensing transcriptional repressor Rex has translation MSETQEAKIPISVIRRLPKYLMMAKQLHADGVEWVSSDALAEALALTSSTVRQDISHIDFQGISKKGYSTAGLESVLTLTLGADQESVCVVIGAGNLGRALATHEEFARQGFRICEVFDNNPAVIGETIGRFVVRDVSELPSVVEVQKAEIGIVAVPHDAAQSVADRLCKAGIRGVLNLTTAHISVPAGVALVDARIIASLRELAYVLKVNERNDLK, from the coding sequence ATGAGTGAAACCCAGGAAGCCAAAATCCCGATTTCCGTCATCCGGCGCTTGCCGAAATACCTGATGATGGCAAAGCAATTGCATGCGGACGGCGTGGAATGGGTGTCCTCGGATGCGCTGGCGGAGGCCCTTGCCTTGACGTCCTCGACCGTGCGGCAGGATATTTCGCACATCGATTTCCAGGGGATTTCAAAAAAAGGCTATTCAACGGCCGGGTTGGAGTCGGTATTGACGCTGACCCTGGGCGCGGATCAGGAGAGTGTCTGCGTGGTGATTGGCGCGGGAAACCTGGGGCGGGCCTTGGCGACGCATGAGGAGTTTGCCCGGCAGGGTTTCAGGATTTGCGAAGTATTTGACAATAACCCGGCGGTCATTGGTGAGACGATCGGCCGGTTTGTCGTTCGGGATGTGAGTGAGTTACCCAGTGTCGTGGAGGTCCAGAAGGCGGAGATTGGCATCGTCGCGGTGCCCCATGACGCGGCCCAGTCTGTGGCCGACCGCTTGTGCAAGGCCGGCATTCGCGGGGTGTTGAATTTGACTACCGCCCATATCTCGGTCCCTGCCGGTGTGGCCCTGGTGGATGCCCGGATCATTGCCAGTTTACGGGAACTGGCCTATGTGTTGAAGGTCAACGAACGGAATGATCTAAAATGA
- a CDS encoding FmdB family zinc ribbon protein translates to MPTYEYECKKCGKFDLYQGIKDEKLKRCPTCKRAVKRLMGSGAGIIFKGSGFYQTDYRSSSYNSGAKADSGASASPTPSPTPSSSPTPSAKPSAGEKK, encoded by the coding sequence ATGCCGACATATGAGTACGAGTGCAAGAAATGCGGAAAGTTCGATCTTTACCAGGGGATTAAAGACGAAAAGCTGAAACGGTGCCCGACCTGTAAGCGGGCGGTGAAGCGGCTGATGGGATCCGGGGCCGGAATTATTTTCAAGGGGTCGGGGTTCTACCAGACGGACTACCGTAGCTCCAGCTATAACAGCGGGGCAAAGGCTGACTCCGGGGCCAGTGCTTCGCCGACGCCCAGTCCGACGCCCAGTTCGTCCCCAACTCCGAGTGCCAAACCCAGTGCCGGTGAAAAGAAATAA
- the panC gene encoding pantoate--beta-alanine ligase, translating into MDVMTSVSGMQQYALNEKRKGRTLGLVPTMGYLHEGHLSLVALARERAEVVILSIFVNPIQFLPGEDLASYPRDFERDRALCVKAGVDCIFHPAPAEMYAADHSVFIEETALSTVLCGASRPGHFRGVTSVVAKLFNITRPDVAVFGQKDAQQCRVIQRLVRDLNIPVEIVVGPIVREPDGLAMSSRNKYLSPGDRRQALCLRRSLDVAEALVRDGERSVPELKAAVLAILGGVPGLVIDYVAFVDNETLQPVSGLQRPVLMALAVRIGGTRLIDNTILCA; encoded by the coding sequence ATGGATGTCATGACGTCAGTATCGGGCATGCAACAGTATGCCTTGAATGAAAAACGGAAAGGCCGGACGCTCGGGCTTGTCCCTACGATGGGGTATCTTCACGAGGGGCATTTGTCATTGGTCGCCCTGGCACGTGAACGTGCGGAGGTGGTGATCCTCAGTATTTTTGTCAATCCGATCCAATTTCTTCCTGGTGAGGACCTGGCCAGCTATCCCCGTGACTTTGAGCGGGATCGGGCCTTATGCGTCAAGGCTGGAGTGGATTGTATTTTTCATCCTGCCCCGGCGGAAATGTATGCGGCGGATCATAGCGTATTTATTGAAGAAACTGCCCTGTCAACCGTGCTGTGCGGAGCAAGCCGGCCGGGTCATTTCCGGGGAGTCACCTCGGTTGTGGCGAAATTATTCAACATTACCCGACCCGACGTCGCGGTTTTCGGACAAAAAGATGCCCAGCAATGCCGTGTGATTCAGCGGTTGGTACGGGATTTGAATATCCCCGTGGAAATTGTGGTGGGGCCGATCGTGCGAGAACCCGATGGTCTGGCCATGAGTTCCCGCAACAAATACCTCTCACCCGGTGATCGGCGGCAGGCCCTGTGTTTGCGGCGGTCACTGGATGTCGCGGAGGCATTGGTTCGGGACGGGGAACGGTCGGTGCCCGAACTCAAGGCCGCCGTCCTCGCGATCCTGGGAGGGGTGCCCGGCTTGGTGATTGATTATGTGGCCTTTGTGGATAATGAAACCCTTCAGCCCGTCTCAGGGTTACAGCGACCGGTGCTGATGGCGCTGGCCGTGCGAATCGGCGGCACCCGCCTGATTGATAACACCATTCTGTGCGCCTGA
- a CDS encoding polyprenol monophosphomannose synthase has product MNHVLIIIPTYDEKENVGPLSKSILEIAPAVDILFVDANSPDGTGAILDTLAAADARISVLHQPGKSGLGRAYIEGFQWALKRPYEFIFEMDADHSHSPREIPNFLKAAEQADLVLGSRYINGIRITNWPLSRLLLSMGGALYVRLLTGMPFEDPTGGFKCFRRQVLEAINLDKVKSNGYSFQIEMTHAAWLEGFRVKEIPITFEDRRTGYSKMSGGIFREALTMVGLLWVKSGLRRSPKRNTPPPPRPA; this is encoded by the coding sequence ATGAACCATGTCCTGATCATTATCCCGACCTATGATGAGAAAGAAAATGTCGGACCGCTATCCAAGTCCATATTGGAAATTGCCCCTGCGGTTGACATCCTGTTTGTTGACGCCAACTCCCCTGACGGGACGGGCGCCATTCTGGACACCCTGGCGGCCGCCGACGCCCGCATCTCGGTCCTGCATCAGCCCGGGAAATCCGGGCTGGGGCGCGCGTATATTGAAGGGTTCCAATGGGCGCTCAAGCGGCCCTATGAATTTATCTTTGAAATGGACGCCGATCACTCGCATAGCCCCCGTGAAATCCCCAATTTCCTCAAGGCGGCCGAACAGGCGGACTTGGTGTTGGGCTCACGTTATATCAACGGGATTCGCATCACCAACTGGCCCCTCAGCCGCCTCTTGTTAAGCATGGGCGGGGCGTTATATGTGCGCCTCCTGACCGGCATGCCCTTTGAGGATCCCACCGGGGGCTTCAAATGCTTCCGGCGCCAGGTACTGGAAGCCATTAATCTGGATAAGGTGAAGTCCAACGGGTATTCCTTCCAGATTGAAATGACCCATGCGGCCTGGCTGGAGGGCTTCAGGGTCAAAGAAATCCCCATTACCTTTGAAGACCGGCGGACGGGATATTCAAAAATGAGCGGCGGCATTTTCAGGGAGGCGCTCACCATGGTAGGCCTGCTCTGGGTCAAGAGCGGCCTTCGCCGCTCCCCGAAACGGAACACTCCGCCTCCGCCCAGGCCCGCATGA
- a CDS encoding zinc ribbon domain-containing protein gives MAIKIQCATCGFQNELGRIFCAQCGQKLDLRDTSMEELEDRREFELGKWIRRGLTGIVLLAVFVLLALAFWPVPPTPVFMEAAGSRQVPVKLGAVLRALSYNRPMTLDFQEGELNGFLVERARVRHLKALTIDLKPGAFELYASFTWTPATNPAFLAKVSLPVTLCLRGGFQGGVFMPENGHLGHLPLPGKTLALSTGFFASILPDIVNEKRVIDALRTVAIEERRADLTLVPVGN, from the coding sequence ATGGCTATTAAAATTCAATGTGCGACCTGTGGGTTTCAAAATGAGCTCGGACGGATTTTTTGCGCCCAATGTGGTCAAAAACTCGATCTGCGTGATACCTCGATGGAGGAGCTTGAAGACCGGCGTGAGTTTGAGCTTGGGAAATGGATCCGCCGGGGGCTTACCGGTATCGTGCTGCTGGCCGTATTCGTCCTGTTAGCGCTTGCCTTCTGGCCGGTTCCGCCGACCCCGGTGTTCATGGAAGCGGCCGGTTCCCGGCAGGTGCCCGTCAAACTGGGTGCGGTTCTGCGGGCCCTTTCCTACAATCGCCCCATGACGCTTGATTTTCAGGAGGGGGAGTTGAACGGGTTTCTGGTCGAGCGGGCCAGAGTCCGGCATCTCAAGGCCTTGACCATCGACCTCAAGCCGGGGGCCTTTGAGCTTTATGCCTCTTTTACCTGGACCCCTGCCACCAATCCGGCCTTTCTGGCAAAAGTAAGCCTTCCGGTTACCCTGTGCCTCAGAGGCGGCTTTCAAGGGGGGGTCTTCATGCCTGAAAACGGGCACCTCGGGCATTTACCCCTTCCGGGCAAGACGTTAGCGCTGTCGACCGGATTCTTTGCCTCGATCTTGCCCGACATTGTGAATGAGAAAAGGGTGATTGATGCCCTCCGGACGGTGGCGATAGAAGAACGACGGGCCGATTTGACCTTGGTTCCGGTGGGGAATTAA
- a CDS encoding decaprenyl-phosphate phosphoribosyltransferase, translated as MMNRPRDILSALRPNQWTKNVVVFAAFFFALGDKTLSVPLSSFYQVLLACLFFCFASSGIYIINDLSDLKADQVHPAKKYRAIAAGRVSIPLITGISAVLLITALGGAFWISIPFGLILSLYIGLQFMYTFWLKRIALVDIFIIALGFVLRAAGGGLAMPVPIPISPWLLVCAFLLALFLALCKRRHEKLLLDEAAGAHRASLEFYDTKLLDQLIAIVSATTIVSYSIYTLSPETAHKFGTPLLAITIPFVMFGIFRYLDLVYRKEGGGRPEKTLLTDVTLIVDLCLFGLCLLGLFVYTRHFTPHL; from the coding sequence ATGATGAACCGACCCCGGGACATCCTCTCAGCGCTTCGCCCGAACCAATGGACCAAGAATGTCGTTGTTTTCGCCGCGTTTTTCTTCGCGCTGGGCGACAAAACCCTCTCCGTGCCGCTATCGTCCTTCTATCAGGTGCTGCTCGCCTGCCTGTTCTTCTGCTTTGCCTCCAGCGGGATTTACATCATCAATGATTTAAGTGATCTGAAGGCCGACCAGGTCCACCCGGCGAAGAAGTATCGGGCGATTGCGGCCGGTCGCGTATCCATCCCGCTGATCACCGGTATTTCTGCCGTTCTGCTGATCACCGCCTTGGGGGGCGCCTTCTGGATTTCCATCCCGTTTGGCCTTATTTTGAGCCTCTATATCGGCCTCCAGTTCATGTACACATTCTGGCTCAAGCGAATTGCACTGGTAGATATTTTCATCATTGCGCTCGGTTTTGTGTTGCGGGCGGCGGGCGGCGGACTGGCCATGCCGGTTCCGATCCCCATCTCTCCCTGGCTCCTGGTCTGCGCCTTTCTGCTGGCCCTCTTTCTTGCCCTGTGCAAGCGGCGCCATGAGAAACTGCTGCTGGATGAAGCGGCAGGAGCCCACCGGGCCAGCCTTGAGTTTTACGACACCAAGCTTCTGGATCAACTGATTGCGATTGTGAGCGCCACGACCATTGTCTCGTATTCCATTTACACGCTCTCCCCGGAAACCGCACATAAGTTCGGGACCCCCCTGCTGGCCATCACCATCCCTTTTGTCATGTTTGGAATATTCCGATATCTCGATCTGGTTTACCGGAAAGAAGGCGGGGGACGCCCTGAAAAAACGCTCCTGACTGACGTCACCCTGATCGTCGACCTCTGTCTTTTCGGCCTGTGCCTGCTGGGACTCTTTGTTTACACCCGCCACTTCACTCCTCACTTGTAA
- a CDS encoding methyltransferase domain-containing protein, translating into MVRERITNRTFHDTFLVPPPAQDTLIPARSLYEVPQPLEVDVGCGRGRFLIGRATHCPHLNFLGIDLSLLRLRKIDRRAVTGNLANIRLIHGEALRTVAALPAESVSTFYVYFPDPWPKRRHHIRRLVALPFVEAITQALAPHGKIHLCTDHNDYFLTMQRVWRGDPRYAEVDPYIPASDEETDFCLLFQSQGLVANRCSFQKRVSNLIDAEAPVD; encoded by the coding sequence ATGGTAAGGGAACGCATCACCAACCGGACGTTTCATGACACGTTCCTCGTCCCCCCACCCGCCCAGGACACCCTGATCCCCGCACGGTCACTCTATGAGGTCCCGCAGCCGCTGGAAGTCGATGTGGGCTGTGGCCGGGGCCGCTTTCTGATCGGTCGGGCGACTCATTGCCCGCATTTGAATTTCCTGGGTATCGACCTATCCCTGCTCCGTCTCCGGAAAATCGACCGGAGAGCCGTCACCGGTAACCTCGCCAATATCCGACTGATCCATGGCGAAGCCCTGCGCACCGTCGCCGCCCTGCCGGCTGAATCCGTCAGTACATTTTACGTCTACTTTCCCGATCCCTGGCCGAAACGACGCCATCATATCCGCCGGCTTGTCGCCCTCCCCTTTGTGGAGGCCATCACCCAAGCGCTCGCTCCGCATGGAAAAATCCATCTCTGCACGGATCATAATGATTATTTCCTGACGATGCAGCGCGTTTGGCGCGGGGATCCACGCTACGCGGAAGTTGACCCTTATATCCCGGCCTCGGATGAAGAAACTGATTTCTGCCTGCTTTTCCAGAGCCAGGGGCTGGTGGCCAACCGCTGTTCGTTCCAAAAAAGGGTGTCTAACCTGATTGACGCTGAAGCACCCGTCGACTAA
- the guaB gene encoding IMP dehydrogenase, giving the protein MSLNAFVQSFMEKFPLEGLTFDDVSLITQYADFLPEQADIRSRLTRNITLNMPFASAAMDTVTESPMAIAMALMGGIGIIHKNLSPKRQADHAARVKHYLNGLIRAPIVFRASDTLETVQKTKEQKGFTFSGFPILDDNDRVVGILTAADIKFANDNKARVTEVMTAHVISAPSDTSLQEAYRLMKKHRIGKLPLVDKDGKLAGLYSFCDVRTLVENVEPLYNRDSRYRLRVGAAIGPNDQERVAILAKEEVDVVVVDTAHGHTKGVIDMVKWVKQNHPGIDVVAGNIATGEAAAALLAAGADAVKVGIGPGSICTTRVVAGVGIPQISAIYDCAKALKGAIPIIADGGIRHSGDVPKAIVAGADTIMAGSLFAGTDESPGEKIIHQGRQYVVYRGMGSLAAMREGSASRERYGQSNIREDELVPQGIEGIIPYSGSVRKVMIQYCGGLRASMGYCGCRTIDEFKMKGRFIRVSTAGVTEAHPHDVKIMKEAPNYRS; this is encoded by the coding sequence ATGAGCCTGAATGCTTTTGTGCAGTCATTTATGGAGAAATTCCCTCTGGAAGGATTGACGTTTGATGACGTCTCCCTGATCACGCAGTATGCCGATTTCCTCCCCGAACAAGCGGATATCCGTAGCCGCCTGACACGCAACATCACCCTCAACATGCCCTTTGCCAGTGCCGCGATGGATACCGTTACAGAAAGTCCCATGGCCATTGCCATGGCCCTCATGGGAGGCATCGGGATCATTCACAAGAACCTGTCACCCAAACGCCAGGCCGATCATGCCGCGCGCGTCAAGCACTACCTGAACGGCTTGATCCGGGCGCCCATCGTGTTCCGCGCCTCGGATACCCTGGAGACCGTCCAGAAGACCAAGGAACAGAAGGGCTTCACCTTCAGCGGGTTCCCCATTCTTGATGACAATGACCGGGTGGTCGGCATTTTGACCGCCGCCGACATCAAATTCGCCAATGACAATAAAGCCCGCGTCACCGAGGTCATGACCGCCCACGTCATCTCAGCCCCCTCAGATACGTCACTGCAAGAGGCCTACCGGCTGATGAAAAAACACCGGATCGGCAAATTGCCCCTGGTCGATAAAGACGGGAAACTGGCGGGGCTTTACAGTTTTTGTGATGTTCGGACTTTGGTTGAAAACGTTGAACCCCTTTACAACCGGGACTCGCGTTACCGCCTGCGGGTAGGTGCCGCCATCGGACCCAACGATCAGGAACGCGTGGCCATTCTTGCCAAGGAAGAAGTGGATGTGGTCGTGGTGGACACGGCACACGGCCACACCAAGGGCGTCATTGATATGGTCAAGTGGGTGAAACAGAATCACCCCGGCATTGATGTGGTGGCGGGAAATATTGCCACCGGGGAGGCCGCTGCGGCCCTCCTTGCCGCAGGAGCGGATGCGGTCAAAGTGGGGATCGGCCCCGGCTCGATCTGCACCACCCGCGTGGTCGCCGGCGTCGGCATCCCCCAGATCTCAGCAATCTACGATTGCGCCAAGGCCTTGAAAGGCGCCATCCCCATCATAGCGGATGGGGGTATCCGGCATTCGGGAGATGTCCCCAAAGCGATCGTCGCCGGCGCCGACACCATCATGGCCGGCTCCCTGTTTGCAGGCACAGATGAAAGTCCGGGCGAAAAGATTATTCATCAGGGCCGCCAGTATGTGGTGTACAGGGGGATGGGCAGCCTGGCTGCCATGCGGGAAGGCAGTGCCAGCCGGGAACGATACGGCCAGAGCAATATTCGCGAGGATGAATTGGTCCCTCAAGGAATTGAAGGAATCATCCCTTACTCCGGCTCAGTCCGCAAAGTGATGATTCAATATTGCGGAGGACTCCGGGCCTCCATGGGGTATTGCGGCTGTCGCACGATTGACGAATTCAAAATGAAGGGTCGATTTATTCGCGTGTCCACGGCCGGCGTGACGGAAGCGCACCCTCATGATGTCAAAATCATGAAGGAAGCACCGAATTACCGGTCTTAA
- a CDS encoding response regulator, whose product MSAPETNLPPPSDARLSQRERLEMAGLVAGQIAHDFNNLLTPLLAYPDMIRQEVKGNTAANEYLSIIEKTADEMQALTQKLLSLARRGRVSKEVFCLNDVIVQLIEDLPTTLPSGITVKVELADNLLGISGSREQMYRVLENLCQNAAEAMGAAGVLTIKTENVYLESPVGAYGSISVGEYVKVSLLDTGAGIPEDLRAKIFDPFFTTKRANKKRGSGLGLSIVYGVVSDHRGYVDFDSTMGQGTSFYLYLPISRDVSPNGVVSSLPKGSERVLVVDDDPSQVFVLLNMLKVLGYSGTGAASGEEALALTKEQRFDLIILDMVMDKGMDGLATYLEIRKADPVQRIILMSGYSKAARQIVKAQRFGTGTYLRKPLTLERVAGAVRSELDQPVTGLSPRVAPRILIADDEQMIRKLFGMIITSEFPEALIDQAMDGKEAVEAFAEGCHDLVIMDLQMPDQDGRESFFEILKVCQKNQWAIPPIIFCTGFTPSESLAEIIKDSSIHCLLRKPVKAESLLEAVRIRLQK is encoded by the coding sequence ATGAGTGCGCCTGAAACCAACCTTCCGCCCCCTTCTGATGCCCGATTGTCGCAGCGGGAACGATTGGAAATGGCCGGACTGGTGGCGGGGCAGATTGCTCATGACTTCAATAATTTATTGACCCCGTTGCTCGCCTACCCTGACATGATCCGGCAGGAAGTAAAGGGGAATACCGCTGCTAACGAGTATCTCTCGATCATAGAAAAAACAGCGGATGAGATGCAGGCGTTAACCCAAAAATTGCTGTCTTTGGCGCGCCGCGGCCGGGTCAGTAAAGAAGTGTTTTGCCTGAATGATGTCATTGTGCAGCTCATCGAGGACTTGCCGACTACTCTTCCCTCGGGCATCACGGTCAAGGTTGAGTTGGCCGATAATCTTCTTGGTATCAGCGGAAGTCGTGAACAGATGTATCGCGTTCTTGAGAATCTTTGCCAGAATGCGGCGGAGGCGATGGGTGCGGCCGGCGTGTTGACCATTAAGACGGAAAATGTGTACCTGGAATCTCCGGTTGGCGCCTATGGGTCTATATCCGTCGGGGAATACGTGAAGGTCTCCCTGCTGGATACGGGGGCCGGGATCCCCGAGGACCTCCGCGCGAAAATATTCGACCCCTTTTTTACGACCAAGCGGGCAAACAAAAAACGGGGTTCAGGGCTGGGGCTGAGCATTGTCTACGGGGTCGTTTCCGATCATCGCGGGTATGTTGATTTTGACAGCACAATGGGGCAGGGCACTTCCTTCTATCTGTATTTGCCCATATCCAGGGATGTGTCACCCAATGGCGTGGTGAGCAGTTTGCCGAAGGGTTCAGAGCGTGTTCTGGTGGTGGATGATGATCCCTCCCAAGTGTTTGTCCTGCTCAATATGCTCAAGGTGTTGGGGTATTCCGGCACGGGGGCGGCGAGTGGCGAAGAAGCCCTGGCGTTGACCAAGGAACAGCGATTCGATCTGATCATTTTGGATATGGTTATGGATAAGGGGATGGATGGATTGGCCACCTACCTTGAGATCCGGAAAGCCGATCCGGTCCAGCGCATTATTTTGATGTCGGGTTATTCCAAAGCCGCGCGGCAGATTGTCAAGGCACAGCGGTTTGGCACGGGAACCTATCTGCGCAAGCCCCTGACACTTGAACGGGTGGCTGGAGCCGTGCGCTCGGAACTGGATCAACCGGTGACCGGATTGAGCCCCCGTGTGGCACCCCGGATCCTGATTGCGGATGATGAACAGATGATCCGTAAACTTTTCGGAATGATTATCACGTCTGAATTTCCGGAGGCGCTGATTGACCAGGCCATGGATGGGAAGGAAGCCGTGGAGGCGTTCGCGGAGGGCTGCCATGACCTGGTGATCATGGACTTGCAGATGCCGGACCAGGATGGGCGTGAATCATTTTTCGAAATTTTGAAAGTATGTCAGAAAAACCAGTGGGCGATCCCTCCGATCATCTTCTGTACGGGGTTCACGCCATCTGAATCGTTGGCAGAAATTATCAAGGACAGTTCAATTCATTGCCTGCTCCGGAAACCGGTTAAAGCGGAGTCGCTTCTGGAAGCCGTTCGTATACGCCTTCAGAAATAA